TCAATGGCAAACGCTGGTCGTGATACCAATGGTTCACAATTCTTCATCACAACTGTGACCACTAGTTGGTAAGTGAAAAGGTTCTTTTGTACCTCATTTTTAATAGTATTAGCTCCCTCTGACGTACATCATCATATCCTGGATTTTCGAAGATGATTTTTTAAGGACATACTGGTGTAGGCTAGTCGGCATTTTATCCACCCTGCTGAACCTGTTGAGTGAGTTTATATTGAAATCCTCTGTGGGTGCAGAAAGCAATATCAGACCTTAATTTGGTGGCCAAATCTTGTATGTTTTACAGGTTGGATGGCAAACATGTTGTGTTCGGAAAGGTATTATCTGGAATGGACGTGGTTTACAAGATTGAAGCTGAAGGAAAACAGAATGGCCAACCCAAGAGTAAAGTCGTGATTGCTGATAGTGGCGAACTTCCCCTATAATTCCCTTACCTATCACTACAAAGTTTATCagttaatctctctctctctctgtgttacCATTGAGACATGTCAtaatgcttcttttttttcgcTCCTTTACCATGCAAGTAGTTCGAACAGTGCTAACTTTTCATACCTCGTTTCTGTTTgcttccaatgtgggattagTCCCTCTCAAGAAATCAATTTCAATGAGTTTCTTAATTGTGTATCTATTAACTATTAATTAAACCTTCATGCCTATAAAACTTCATAATCCTACGAAGCCAACTTGAAAGAGGTTTCAAACAATGGTCTTCAGAGACCATCTAATTGAATTCAGTAACCACGTATCTCAAAAGTGAATATACAAAGGGTAAAACTTGAAGAGTATCCAACTGTAATGGAGAGACAAGATGAACAAGGTTGTAGCTGACTATCCATACGAGGAACAATCTTGAAATGGCATGCAAATCAACCCATTTGCCAATCTGAATTTCATTTACTTTCAGGAAAAGTAAATTTAACAGACCATCAAACATATACTTATTCAGAGTACGGAGTTTTAGGTACAAAATAAAGACAACTGGTAAGATGTAACAATTACGTACCACTGAATAATGTTGAGGGTTTGCAGAAAGAGTGAGTTATTAACGTTGGGCAAAATAAATTCAACTAAATATTATATACAACCCTACTTGTATGTTCACAACCAAACCCCGAGAGCAAAATACTTCCTTTCTCGCATACAGACAATTAAGGAAACAAAAGGCAGTGATGTGTTGATCTAAATAGCTAAACATTCtgcaaacaaagaaaagttCTCCCCGGAGGAAAGGAGCCAAAATCAGCAATCTGTAAAGGTTTGCACAAAAATTTTCCTGCAATGTAGCGGGTAGAGAGTTCCCGCTTTTTAGGTTACTATTTATTATCTATCTTGGCTTAGCTTTAGAGGTAAGGCGACCTGATTTCATATCAGACATTTTGAACCTTGACTTTTTGCCCTTTGTGCTGCAAATATCATCATCAGAATTGTCATCACTGTCACCCCCAAACTTCCGGTTGCGCTTCTTCTCTGTTTTACCACAGTACACAATCTTTCTTTCATCTTTCTGTTCCACAATTTCAGATTTCTCCTTTGGCTTCCATATGAAAAGTGACCTGCAATTGTAAATGCGAAGGCAATTAAAATGGTAAAAGATTCCATTTCATACACTAACAGACGCATATAATACTTCTCCAATATCTCCAATATTTACTTTCAATAACTTATATAACAAATTGATGTTTCAGCAACAGTAGTCAGTAGATATTGCAAATCAGATCAGACAAAAAGCTAACTTCTGAAAAATCTCAGACCATAGCAGATTACCAACCAAATATTTTATCTATCCTCCTAACAAATAGCTAATAATACAAAATGGATATAAGGTCTCACATAAGTTTTAAGAAGCCCACATTGCATGGTACAAAAATACATCATCATGAGCAGCCTACAAAGCTCTAAAAGAATATCATGGAGCTTACATTACAATATCTATCATTATCATAAATATGCTGAAACAAAACAAACTAGCTGTTAAAAAATAATGGGTTGATTAtgtatctggaaatttcatttCCTTCAAGTCATTGATAGCAGAACATACTAGCAAGAAAGTATAATTGGTGATTAAAACAAAAGTATCCAACCTTGAACTACCGGAAGCCAAAACATCATCTCTTGGATGCAATTTGTTGACAGGACTAATAGTGGTGATGTTTGGATCCATGACCTCAGCAACTAATTGCCCAGTGCTAAGATCAATAAAATCAATCGGATGCAAGGCGGTTCCATTATAATTTTCACTTATGTAGCGGCCAATGACTGCAAGGGACTCTGAGGGGTCCTACACCAGAAAACATCTTCGCATTTATAAAGAAAGTATTGTTTCATGGAACACATGCATTTTTTAATGGTGAAAAGGAATCACCTTTGGATCCCATTCAGCTCGAAAAGGAGTTAAATGTCGGTTAAAATCATGACTATGCACAATTTCTCGGCTTGGGGATTCCAAGTTACCGAATATTGAATCCCATACACGCAGTCGATTGTCCTGAGCAGTGGTAAGAATTTTGCTGCCAgataaaggagaaaaaaaggCAGAGTTGACAACACGTGTATGTGCAAGGCTGTAGAGGGCACATCCAGATTCTAATCGACGCATATCCCATAGACGAGCCtaagaaagaagaaagcatCTTCTGGAATGAGAACTAGCATAAAAGTCAGAAGacgaaaagaaagagaagtgtGAGCCATAGTACCAAACACAAGCAGAAACAAAAACCACTGCATTTACATCTCCTAGACAACTTTGaaaaattttcatcatcaaaaaaacttcaaataaacAACTCAATTTAAACATGCAATAATAGAATTAAGCaaatgaagaaaacaaagaaactaCGAAACTTACAAAATGATCATTTCCACAACTCATAAGAAGCTCAGGCTGAACAGGATTGCAATGGAGTCCTACAACCTTACTACCTTTCTTATGGATCAAAATTGCCTCCCTCGTTTTGCTGTTGGAGCGAGCATCCACCCTAATATAATATACACCATATTAAATCCTAATTCTTCAACTCGATATTTCAACAAAAATGTAACATATAGCAACATGCTTCAAGTCTTCCAACAAACTACTGCATAAGGTTGGCTATGGTAAGGGACAATTTCTTGAAGTGCAGTACGAAAGGATTACATTAATTTGTAGAACAAAGCACTAGACGCATAATTAAAGTGCCCTACAAACTGATACACTTTAAAGCATCCCTTTGCATTTTGGCACCTCTTTTCTTGTTAAGTTTTGAGTAAAttactccaaagtccaaacactCACTACAAACAGGGAGAATTACTTACACATGGAGAAAACCAAAATTATCAGCAACAAGTACAACACCTCTCTCTGAGTTGATATCCATTCCATAAAGCATTCTCCAACTGTTTGGGCCCTACATTTAGATTACAAGAGTCTGAACAAAAGATGGAGCGGAGAAGCTCCAGGCATATGTAGGATAAAGGACATGATGCAAACAATAAATATGACCTCCAGAAGACAATTACACATCTTATCTACCTGCCATCCATCAGGGTTAAGGTTCATAAGAGATAATGCAATTCCAGTCT
This genomic stretch from Tripterygium wilfordii isolate XIE 37 chromosome 22, ASM1340144v1, whole genome shotgun sequence harbors:
- the LOC119990492 gene encoding protein DAMAGED DNA-BINDING 2; translation: MAPQTRRLAFPKVLIEMNSDSEQSSSEEEEEEEEEEEEVEAKEEETVVLSENGEEKEEEDVDVKKKGKALITISLKKVCKVCKKAGHEAGFKGATYIDCPMKPCFLCKMPGHTTMSCPHRVATEHGVIPAPHRNTFSSLEYVFERQLRPRITPVKPAYIIPDQVNCAVIRYHSRRVTCLEFHPTKNNILLSGDKKGQFGVWDFDKVSEKIVYGNIHSCILNNMRFNPTNDGMVYGASSDGTVSCTDLETGIALSLMNLNPDGWQGPNSWRMLYGMDINSERGVVLVADNFGFLHVVDARSNSKTREAILIHKKGSKVVGLHCNPVQPELLMSCGNDHFARLWDMRRLESGCALYSLAHTRVVNSAFFSPLSGSKILTTAQDNRLRVWDSIFGNLESPSREIVHSHDFNRHLTPFRAEWDPKDPSESLAVIGRYISENYNGTALHPIDFIDLSTGQLVAEVMDPNITTISPVNKLHPRDDVLASGSSRSLFIWKPKEKSEIVEQKDERKIVYCGKTEKKRNRKFGGDSDDNSDDDICSTKGKKSRFKMSDMKSGRLTSKAKPR